In Selenomonas dianae, a genomic segment contains:
- a CDS encoding ABC transporter substrate-binding protein produces the protein MKQWMLLCMLAAFVVCAGGCGTERGDSGPVHGSQIVCATSEYEEINPLTDEYSGAALLLFDGLMRRDGTGAVVPGLAASYEYDPETYTYVFHLRDGVVWHDGKPLRAADVKFTIDAVQNPLVRASNKLNFEDVREVTEIDERTVRIRLSAPNAAFLDHMLQPILPAHLLAGRDLMATGFFHSPVGTGPYRMESWEAGRRLTLVRNENYYRGAPKIEHFVFKFLPDEETEVGILEKGGLNLANLSPKNAALFANRDGFRRYAMKSADYAAILVNRTHPYWQKNSDLLPAIAYAIDRQKVIDEALMGTGMPAYGPLQRNVYNNPDVPHYDYDPAKARELLVSAGCTLGSDGYYMRDGEEVGFVLTLRNDQYSRLDIANTVAAQLCEVGIHCTVETPAKVDRDGQMAYLSRAGSALDADVHTYKTFRTDGSANDGHYSNPRVDAYLLAARRTLDPAERRRLYGLFQEEVARDLPYVFICYIDRNIVTSTRVHGITEDLVLGHRGAGMFWNVHEWTVD, from the coding sequence ATGAAACAATGGATGCTCCTATGTATGCTCGCCGCCTTCGTGGTCTGTGCGGGCGGCTGCGGTACGGAGCGGGGGGACAGTGGTCCTGTGCACGGCTCGCAGATTGTCTGCGCCACATCCGAATACGAGGAGATCAACCCGCTGACGGATGAGTACAGCGGGGCGGCCCTTCTGCTCTTTGACGGGCTGATGCGGCGCGACGGGACGGGCGCGGTCGTGCCGGGGCTGGCGGCGTCGTACGAGTACGATCCCGAGACCTATACCTATGTGTTCCATCTGCGCGACGGGGTGGTCTGGCACGATGGGAAGCCGCTGCGTGCGGCGGATGTCAAGTTCACCATCGATGCGGTGCAGAACCCGCTGGTAAGGGCGTCCAACAAGCTGAACTTCGAGGATGTGCGCGAGGTCACGGAGATCGACGAGCGGACGGTGCGCATCCGCCTGTCCGCGCCGAATGCGGCGTTCCTCGACCATATGCTCCAGCCGATCCTGCCCGCGCATCTCCTGGCGGGGCGGGATCTGATGGCGACAGGATTCTTTCACAGCCCGGTCGGGACGGGCCCTTACCGCATGGAGAGTTGGGAGGCGGGACGGCGGCTCACGCTCGTACGGAACGAGAACTACTATCGCGGCGCACCCAAGATCGAGCACTTTGTCTTTAAATTCCTGCCGGATGAGGAGACGGAGGTCGGCATTCTGGAGAAGGGCGGTCTCAATCTGGCGAACCTCTCACCGAAGAATGCGGCGCTCTTTGCGAACAGGGACGGTTTTCGCCGGTACGCGATGAAGAGTGCGGACTATGCGGCGATTCTCGTGAACCGGACACACCCCTACTGGCAGAAAAACAGCGATCTTCTCCCTGCGATTGCCTATGCGATCGACCGTCAGAAGGTCATTGACGAGGCGCTGATGGGAACGGGGATGCCCGCGTATGGACCGTTGCAGCGCAATGTCTATAACAATCCGGATGTCCCGCACTACGACTACGATCCCGCGAAGGCACGGGAGCTTCTTGTGTCGGCGGGCTGCACGTTGGGATCCGACGGCTACTATATGCGCGACGGGGAGGAGGTCGGCTTTGTCCTCACGCTGCGGAACGACCAGTACAGCCGCCTCGACATCGCCAATACGGTGGCGGCGCAGCTATGCGAGGTCGGCATTCACTGCACGGTGGAGACCCCCGCCAAGGTGGATCGGGACGGGCAGATGGCATATCTGAGCCGCGCCGGCAGCGCATTGGATGCGGATGTGCACACCTACAAGACGTTTCGGACGGACGGGAGCGCGAACGACGGCCACTACTCGAATCCGCGTGTGGACGCGTACCTCCTGGCGGCGCGGCGCACGCTCGATCCCGCCGAGCGCAGGCGGCTCTATGGGCTGTTCCAAGAGGAGGTGGCGCGGGATCTGCCGTATGTGTTCATCTGCTACATCGACCGCAATATCGTGACGAGTACGCGTGTACACGGCATCACGGAGGATCTGGTGCTCGGTCACCGCGGTGCGGGGATGTTCTGGAATGTACACGAGTGGACGGTGGACTAG